AGCCTGATTTCACCAAGGAACTATCGAACGGGAACGTTATCTTTCGCATTCCGACTCCGCTCTTTGGGCTCGGCTTCGTAGAGAACACGCCGGATAAGACGCTCATCGCCAACCTTCAGGCGAACCCCAATATCAAGTCCAAACTCGGCATCGCGGGGCGGTTCAATACCAGCGGCAACGACAGCACGATCACTCGCTTCGGCTGGAAGGCCCAAAATAAGTCGCTCGCGATGTTCGCCGGTGAAGCGCTCAACGTTGAGCTCGGCGTTTCCAACGAGATCTTCTCCAACGAACGCCGCGCAACGGCCGCATGCGTCTTCAATACCACGCCCGAGGACATCACTCCGGCCTCGGGGCCGATAACGACAACGTCGCCATCGTCAGGAACCGCAACGCAGATGGCGTCGGCGATGGAGAACCTGGCGTTCTTCATGGCGCTCAATGCCGCGCCCGTTCCCGCCGTGCCGCCCAATGCAATCGTGCCCCCGGGCGAGGCTTCGGCGGCGGCTTCGGTAGCCAATGGGCAGACGCTCTTCACCAAGGTCGGATGCGTCCACTGTCATTCGGCGAGCCTGGTCACTGCGGCGTCGCAGTTTCCGGATTTGAACAACGCGACCTTCGCGCCCTACTCCGACTTCGCGCTGCATCACATGGGTTCGACGCTCGCCGACGGCGTCAGTCAGGGCCAGGCGGGGCCGGACGAGTTCCGCACTGCTCCGCTATGGGGAGCGGGCCAGCGCCTGTTCTTC
This genomic window from Candidatus Binataceae bacterium contains:
- a CDS encoding di-heme oxidoredictase family protein, with product MKPLERMSALVLPVYTAFVIAIVLTMAHAAHAQTDPGPRPSTFGNATRLPNLTDDQAKFWGGGQNVFKQTFSVSGAISGEPGIGLGPSYNGNSCVMCHSQPTVGGSSPLANPQIGVATVDGAANILPSFIMANGPVREARFILDNDGNPDGGVHDLFTIAGRSDAPGCALAQPDFTKELSNGNVIFRIPTPLFGLGFVENTPDKTLIANLQANPNIKSKLGIAGRFNTSGNDSTITRFGWKAQNKSLAMFAGEALNVELGVSNEIFSNERRATAACVFNTTPEDITPASGPITTTSPSSGTATQMASAMENLAFFMALNAAPVPAVPPNAIVPPGEASAAASVANGQTLFTKVGCVHCHSASLVTAASQFPDLNNATFAPYSDFALHHMGSTLADGVSQGQAGPDEFRTAPLWGAGQRLFFLHDGRTSDLLQAVEAHHSPGRDCTVLNSSQQFEANGESFSPDTQSNTCGSEANAVISNFNGLNAAGQQDILNFLRSL